AACTTCGGCATCGACGAGGACATCGACGTCCACGTCGACAGCGGTGAAGTCAGCACCGATGCCGAGATCGTCAACCTCGATCCGTGCGCCGACGACGACTCTGAGCTTCCGGATTGCAGCGCCGGCGGTGCACTCGACGTCTCGGGATTCCTCGTGACGGCGCGTCCTCCGGTCGTGCTGCCGGCAGGGACCGCCGATCTTACGATCCAGGCGAGCAACACCGCCGAGCCGCAGCGCTCGATGGAATCCAATACGACGTTCATCGTGCCCGGTGCGACGACGACGACCACGACCGTCTCTTCGACCACGTCGTCGACGACCATCACGTCGACGACCGAGCTAATCACGACCACGACACTCGACAACGGCGAGGAGACCTTCTGCCTGACGTTCCGTGTAACGAATACGGCCGACTACGTCGGCGTAGCCTACACGGTCTCGTACGGCGCGACGGGCGGTGAATTCGTCGGAAGCGGCGAGGACGTGGACTGCGAGCTGCTGCTCGACAGCAACCCGGAGAGCACGCTGGCGTCGTTCAACGACGACGACACCGATTCGTCCAACCTGTTCACCGCGATCATCAGCGGGGAGCCGTTCAGCGGACCGGTCGATCTCGCGCGCTGCGTGTTCCAGCAGGCTCCGCCTCTGGTGCTGTCGAACTTCACGATCCAGGTCACCGAGGCGACCGCTCCGGACCTGTCGCCGGCGAGCGCGACCGTCATCGTGGAGGAAACCCAATGTCCGCAATGATGCGAGCCGATATGGAAATGCGGACTCCGCAAGTTTCAAAGATGCCTTCGAGGATGCCGGGCCGGAGCGCGCTGGTCGTGGCTTTCGTTGCAGGCCTTGCGTTTGCCGTCTCGCTTGCCGCGCCGGCGCATGCGTCCGAGCGCGGCAAGGCCGAGCGGCTCTACACCAAAGGCCTGGCCGAGCTTCACGCCGGACGTACCGACACCGCCATTGCGCTGTTCCAGCAGGCGGTCGCCGACGATCCGAACGACATCCGTGCGCTCTACTATCGCGGCCTCGGCTACGGCCACGCCGGCCGCTATGACGAAGCGGTCGTCGATCTCCGGCGCGTGGTTGCCGCCGCCGATCCCGGAATCGAGCGCGATCATCTCGAGCTTGGCTACGCGCTCTATCGCGCCGGAAAGCTCGATGAAGCCGTGGCCGAGCTCCAGATCGCGGCGAAGAAACCCGGCAAGAGCGCGGCCGAAGCCGAGCTCGAGCTCGGAATCGTCGAGAGCCGGCGCGGCCATTACGAAGCAGCTCGCACGGCGCTTACGAGCGCCGCCACGAGGAATCCGGAGAAAGCCGTTGCGGCGCGCTACTACCAGGGCCTTGCGGCACTGCGCGCCGGCAACACCGACCAGGCGACCGAAGATTTCACATGGGTGCGCGACAACGGCGGCGATAGCGAGTTCGCGCGCCAGGCGTCCAACTTCCTGGCCAACCTGGCCGGCGGGCCGACGGGCAAGCGTTATCTGCTGCACGCGGGCCTCGCGTTCGAGTACGACAGCAACGTCGCGCTCGCGCCCGACGACAACAAGGTCGCCAAGAACGTCTACGACATCAGCGACGAGTCCGACGGCCGCGCGGTGATCACCGCCGGCGGCCGCTACGCCGTCATCTCGAGGCCGAACTTCCAGCTCGCGCTCGGGTACGACTTCCTGCAGAGCCTTCACTTCGATCTCGAGCGCTTCGACGTCCAGTCGCACAAGCTTGGCGGCGAAGGCCAGTGGGTACACGGTCCGCTGTCGATCGGGGCCGCGGCCGGCTATGAGCACGCGATGCTCGACGAGCACAACCTGCTCGACGGCGGCACGGTGCTGCCGTGGGTCCGCTACGCGGAAGGCACGTTCGGCAAGACGGAAGCGTACTACCGGATGCGTGCGCGCGACTTCAACGAGGAGCCGTACGACCCGATCCGCGATTCGATCAACCATGCGGCAGGGCTCCGTCAGTACTTCGCGCTCGGCGCCCTCGATCGCAACGTGATCGTCGGCTACCGCTTCGATACCGATGTGGCCGACAAGAACAGCGGCAAAGAGTTCAACTACGACGGCAACCAGGTCGAAGCCGGAATCGACTGGGCATTCAATAACTGGCTGGTCGCGGGCGCGCTCTACGCGTACAAGTTCGAGAACTACACGGCGTCGGCGGCCGACGGTCGCGAAGACAACGAGCACACGGTCGTCACGCGCGTCGAGGCGAGGGTCTTCCCGCGCACGTATCTGATCGGGTCGTACGTATTCCGCCGCAACGACTCGAACCAGACGTCCTTCGATTACACCCGTCACATCACGTCACTCGGAGTCGAGGTGAGGTACTGAGATGCTGAGAGCGATGCTGACAACCGTTACGGCCTTTCTTTTCCTTCTTGCGGCAACCGCGGCCGACGCCGAGACCGGCGATGCCGGCAGCGTGGTGAGCCTCGAAGGCACCGTCGACATCGGACGCGCCGGCACGTTCTCGCCCGCCGAAGTGGGCAGCGCGATTCGCCAGGGCGACACGATCCGCACCGGCACGCCGGGGCGCGCACGGCTGCTGTTCGTCGACGATTCGGTCATCAACATCGGCGACGGCTCGACGCTCGTCATCGACGAGACCGTCTTCAACGCAGGCACCGGCGCCGCGAGCACGCTGATGCATCTTCTCGGCGGCAAGGTGCGTGCGCTCGTCAGCGACTACTACTCGGGCGGCCAGGGCAGCTACCAGATCGAAACCAAGACCGCCGTCTCCGGCGTTCGCGGCACCGAGTTCATCATGGCGTACGACTCGCGCACGCAGCTGAGCGAAGTGCTCGGCCTCGGCGGAACCGTCGCGGTCAACAGCACGCTCGACCGCAAGGGCCACGGCGTGCTCATCCACAGCATGGAGATCACCGAGGTCGCGAAGGGACGATTCCCGACGCCGCCGCGACGCATCAACGAAGACGACGAACGCTACCGGCAGCTCTCCGCGGGGCTCGACATGCCGGGCAGCGGCGTGCCGGAGACCCTCCTGCTCGGCGAGCCCGCGCTCGGCAACCAGGAGCTTCCGCCGCCCGATACCAGCGAAGGCCAGGGTGCGATTGCCCAGACCGGCGGAACGACCGGGCTCGAGCCGATTGCCGACCTTCCGCCGGAAGAGCCGGCAAAGACCGGCGGAGACCTTCTCAATCAGCCGCAGCCGGTGCTCGACGCGGCAACCGAGATCGACGTCCACTTCTGACGCCTGAAAATCGGGGACAGACACCGATTTTCGAAAATCGGTGTCTGTCCCCGATTCTCCTATTTCGTTTCCATGACGGTCACGCCGCCCCAGTTCTCGGGCGGCGGCGACGCGGCGAAGATCCGGCACCTCGAAATATAGAGACGGCTCGGGCCGTCTTCGGGATACTTTTCAAGAACGGTCGCGAACGCGCTCTCGGCCTCCGGGAACCGGCGTGCGCGAAACAGGGCGAGCGCCGCGTCGAAGCGCGCAATCAGGTCGTTCCAGCGTGAAGCGTCGGCCGCGCGGCCGAGCAGCTCGTAAATCCGCACCGGCAGCGCCTTGCCCTTGACCGCGACCACGTCGAGCTCGCGTGCAACGAACGCGTCGCCTGCTGCGGCGCGCGTGGCTTCGCTTACGAGAAGGCTCACGCCGTAGGTTTTGGTCAGGCCTTCGAGGCGCGAGCCGAGGTTCACGTTGTCGCCGATGACCGTGTAGCTCAGGTGCGCAGACGAGCCCATGTTGCCCGAAACCATGTCGCCGGTGTGCAGCCCGATGCCGGCATCGATGCGCGGCCATCCCTGCGCCTGCCACTCGCCGCATCGTTCGAGAAGCCGTTCGCGCATCCGCAGCGCCGCATCGCACGCACGCGCCGCATGGTCGGCGCACGCAACCGGCGCACCCCACACCGCCATGATCGCGTCGCCGATGTACTTGTCGAGCGTGCCGTCGTGCTCGAAGACGATGCCGGTCATCTCTCCAAGATAGACGTT
The sequence above is drawn from the Candidatus Limnocylindrales bacterium genome and encodes:
- a CDS encoding FecR family protein, producing the protein MLTTVTAFLFLLAATAADAETGDAGSVVSLEGTVDIGRAGTFSPAEVGSAIRQGDTIRTGTPGRARLLFVDDSVINIGDGSTLVIDETVFNAGTGAASTLMHLLGGKVRALVSDYYSGGQGSYQIETKTAVSGVRGTEFIMAYDSRTQLSEVLGLGGTVAVNSTLDRKGHGVLIHSMEITEVAKGRFPTPPRRINEDDERYRQLSAGLDMPGSGVPETLLLGEPALGNQELPPPDTSEGQGAIAQTGGTTGLEPIADLPPEEPAKTGGDLLNQPQPVLDAATEIDVHF
- a CDS encoding tetratricopeptide repeat protein, whose amino-acid sequence is MPGRSALVVAFVAGLAFAVSLAAPAHASERGKAERLYTKGLAELHAGRTDTAIALFQQAVADDPNDIRALYYRGLGYGHAGRYDEAVVDLRRVVAAADPGIERDHLELGYALYRAGKLDEAVAELQIAAKKPGKSAAEAELELGIVESRRGHYEAARTALTSAATRNPEKAVAARYYQGLAALRAGNTDQATEDFTWVRDNGGDSEFARQASNFLANLAGGPTGKRYLLHAGLAFEYDSNVALAPDDNKVAKNVYDISDESDGRAVITAGGRYAVISRPNFQLALGYDFLQSLHFDLERFDVQSHKLGGEGQWVHGPLSIGAAAGYEHAMLDEHNLLDGGTVLPWVRYAEGTFGKTEAYYRMRARDFNEEPYDPIRDSINHAAGLRQYFALGALDRNVIVGYRFDTDVADKNSGKEFNYDGNQVEAGIDWAFNNWLVAGALYAYKFENYTASAADGREDNEHTVVTRVEARVFPRTYLIGSYVFRRNDSNQTSFDYTRHITSLGVEVRY